The Anolis carolinensis isolate JA03-04 chromosome 2, rAnoCar3.1.pri, whole genome shotgun sequence genome has a window encoding:
- the znf740 gene encoding zinc finger protein 740 isoform X3, whose product MAQSHRKESEKSRSRKTEETTEGSPPKKSLKKVVVIEQNGSFQLRDPKNFICEHCLGAFRSSYHLKRHILIHTGEKPFECDVCDMRFIQKYHLERHKRVHSGEKPYQCERCLQSFSRTDRLLRHKRMCQGCPGKESDSQLLL is encoded by the exons AGTCATCGCAAGGAAAGTGAGAAGTCACGCAGCCGGAAGACGGAGGAGACCACCGAAGGATCGCCACCTAAAAAGTCCCTTAAAAAG GTGGTGGTGATTGAGCAGAATGGATCATTCCAACTCCGGGATCCCAAGAATTTTATTTGTGAGCATTGCCTTGGAGCGTTCCGAAGCAGCTACCACCTCAAAAGGCACATCCTCATTCATACTG GTGAAAAGCCATTTGAGTGTGATGTGTGTGACATGCGCTTCATCCAGAAGTACCACCTGGAGCGCCACAAACGTGTGCACAGTggggagaagccataccagtgtgAGCGTTGCCTGCAG AGCTTCTCAAGGACAGACCGGTTGCTGAGACATAAACGAATGTGTCAGGGCTGCCCAGGCAAAGAATCTGACTCACAGCTTCTGCTTTAG
- the znf740 gene encoding zinc finger protein 740 isoform X1, whose amino-acid sequence MNMSSSCPQLRSAWTHYHMGLFTSLIVFRCTPQFVSVSLQASLLACEGLSGVCLVPTVASKKMMPKQSSKQSHRKESEKSRSRKTEETTEGSPPKKSLKKVVVIEQNGSFQLRDPKNFICEHCLGAFRSSYHLKRHILIHTGEKPFECDVCDMRFIQKYHLERHKRVHSGEKPYQCERCLQSFSRTDRLLRHKRMCQGCPGKESDSQLLL is encoded by the exons ATGAACATGTCCAGTTCCTGCCCACAGCTTAGGAGTGCATGGACACATTATCACATGGGCTTATTCACTTCGCTTATTGTATTTCGCTGCACTCCTCAGTTTGTATCTGTTTCTCTGCAGGCAAGTCTTCTGGCCTGCGAGGGACTCTCCGGGGTTTGCCTTGTGCCAACTGTTGCCAGCAAGAAGATGATGCCGAAGCAGAGCTCTAAGCAG AGTCATCGCAAGGAAAGTGAGAAGTCACGCAGCCGGAAGACGGAGGAGACCACCGAAGGATCGCCACCTAAAAAGTCCCTTAAAAAG GTGGTGGTGATTGAGCAGAATGGATCATTCCAACTCCGGGATCCCAAGAATTTTATTTGTGAGCATTGCCTTGGAGCGTTCCGAAGCAGCTACCACCTCAAAAGGCACATCCTCATTCATACTG GTGAAAAGCCATTTGAGTGTGATGTGTGTGACATGCGCTTCATCCAGAAGTACCACCTGGAGCGCCACAAACGTGTGCACAGTggggagaagccataccagtgtgAGCGTTGCCTGCAG AGCTTCTCAAGGACAGACCGGTTGCTGAGACATAAACGAATGTGTCAGGGCTGCCCAGGCAAAGAATCTGACTCACAGCTTCTGCTTTAG
- the znf740 gene encoding zinc finger protein 740 isoform X2, which translates to MAQASLLACEGLSGVCLVPTVASKKMMPKQSSKQSHRKESEKSRSRKTEETTEGSPPKKSLKKVVVIEQNGSFQLRDPKNFICEHCLGAFRSSYHLKRHILIHTGEKPFECDVCDMRFIQKYHLERHKRVHSGEKPYQCERCLQSFSRTDRLLRHKRMCQGCPGKESDSQLLL; encoded by the exons GCAAGTCTTCTGGCCTGCGAGGGACTCTCCGGGGTTTGCCTTGTGCCAACTGTTGCCAGCAAGAAGATGATGCCGAAGCAGAGCTCTAAGCAG AGTCATCGCAAGGAAAGTGAGAAGTCACGCAGCCGGAAGACGGAGGAGACCACCGAAGGATCGCCACCTAAAAAGTCCCTTAAAAAG GTGGTGGTGATTGAGCAGAATGGATCATTCCAACTCCGGGATCCCAAGAATTTTATTTGTGAGCATTGCCTTGGAGCGTTCCGAAGCAGCTACCACCTCAAAAGGCACATCCTCATTCATACTG GTGAAAAGCCATTTGAGTGTGATGTGTGTGACATGCGCTTCATCCAGAAGTACCACCTGGAGCGCCACAAACGTGTGCACAGTggggagaagccataccagtgtgAGCGTTGCCTGCAG AGCTTCTCAAGGACAGACCGGTTGCTGAGACATAAACGAATGTGTCAGGGCTGCCCAGGCAAAGAATCTGACTCACAGCTTCTGCTTTAG